One stretch of Synechococcales cyanobacterium T60_A2020_003 DNA includes these proteins:
- the hemC gene encoding hydroxymethylbilane synthase: MVASPPRTVRIGSRKSQLALVQTHWVRDRLQEHYPNRVFEIETMSTQGDNILDVALAKIGDKGLFTKELEVGMLNGSIDFAVHSLKDLPTRLPEGLILGCVTERENPADALVLHEKHLGKQIATLPEGAVIGTSSLRRLAQLRHHYPHLEFKDVRGNLNTRLQKLDDGQYDALILAVAGLERLGMGDRIHQILPPEISLHAVGQGALGIECRADDPEVLELLKALEHKPTALRCYAERAFLRELEGGCQVPIGVHTVIDGDSLTLTGLVASLDGKRLIKDEVSGAATDAEQLGTTLALKLRDQGAQEILDEILAEVQRS, encoded by the coding sequence ATGGTTGCTAGTCCGCCTCGCACGGTTCGCATTGGTTCTCGCAAGAGTCAGTTGGCTCTAGTTCAAACGCATTGGGTGCGCGATCGCCTCCAGGAGCACTATCCAAATCGGGTGTTTGAAATCGAAACGATGAGCACCCAGGGGGACAACATCCTGGACGTAGCGCTGGCTAAGATTGGTGATAAAGGGCTTTTCACGAAAGAGCTAGAAGTTGGTATGTTGAACGGCTCCATCGATTTTGCCGTTCATTCCTTGAAGGATTTGCCGACCCGCTTACCGGAAGGCTTGATTTTAGGCTGCGTCACCGAACGTGAAAATCCTGCTGATGCTCTCGTTCTGCACGAAAAGCATCTAGGTAAGCAGATTGCCACACTACCAGAAGGGGCAGTGATTGGCACTTCTTCCTTGCGTCGCCTAGCCCAACTGCGTCACCACTACCCCCACTTGGAATTTAAGGACGTGCGGGGTAACCTCAACACCCGCCTCCAGAAGTTAGACGATGGTCAGTACGATGCGCTGATTCTGGCGGTGGCTGGATTGGAGCGTCTGGGAATGGGCGATCGCATCCATCAGATTCTTCCTCCCGAAATTTCCCTCCATGCCGTCGGTCAAGGGGCGTTAGGGATTGAGTGTCGCGCCGATGATCCAGAAGTGCTAGAGCTGCTCAAAGCGTTAGAACACAAGCCCACGGCTCTACGCTGCTATGCGGAACGGGCATTCCTGCGGGAACTTGAAGGCGGCTGCCAGGTTCCCATCGGTGTGCATACTGTTATTGATGGGGATAGCTTGACCCTCACGGGACTGGTGGCTAGTCTTGATGGGAAGCGCCTGATTAAGGATGAAGTCTCTGGTGCCGCAACCGATGCGGAGCAACTGGGAACCACTCTCGCACTCAAACTGCGTGACCAGGGCGCACAGGAGATTCTGGACGAAATTCTGGCCGAGGTTCAGCGCTCGTAG
- a CDS encoding DUF760 domain-containing protein, which produces MVFNPDNTDFFSEHIEDSNQINHLLKYLQNQSPEVLARVARSVTPEIKQIISQNVQGLVGVLPAEGFSVQITTDRENLAGLLASAMMTGYFLRRMEQRMELEDRISGSILSSDFLDRSDRPSSSDNFGF; this is translated from the coding sequence ATGGTCTTCAATCCCGATAACACCGATTTTTTCAGTGAGCATATCGAAGACAGTAATCAGATCAATCATCTGCTCAAGTATCTTCAAAACCAGTCGCCCGAAGTCTTAGCGCGGGTTGCACGTTCCGTCACGCCTGAGATTAAGCAAATTATTTCTCAGAATGTGCAAGGACTGGTGGGGGTGTTACCCGCCGAAGGGTTTAGCGTTCAAATTACGACGGATCGCGAGAATTTGGCCGGACTGTTAGCCTCTGCGATGATGACAGGCTACTTTCTGCGCCGGATGGAGCAGCGGATGGAGCTGGAGGACAGAATTAGCGGCTCGATCCTCTCCAGCGATTTCCTGGATCGTAGCGATCGCCCCTCGTCCAGCGATAATTTCGGATTTTAA
- a CDS encoding DMT family transporter yields the protein MENVSLYNQGRSWVYPKLILTMAFWGGTFIAARIAVQTMEPFAAAFCRFAIASLCLVALTLRLEGKFPRLTSRQLPFLILLGLSGIFAYNAFFFLGLQTVPASRAALIVATNPVFIAIFSALLLKEPLTRLKGMGIALSLTGVTVVISGGNPLALLAGDMGRGELYILGCVLSWVVYTLVGKRVMGELSPLITTTYSCLFGTLALLIVALFRGFATDWTTFAPEAWMSVAYLGILGTATGFNWYYEGVLAIGSAKASVFINLVPVFAIALAALLLGESITLPLVIGGALVISGVYLTNCSR from the coding sequence ATGGAGAACGTATCTCTATACAATCAAGGGCGATCGTGGGTCTATCCCAAACTCATCCTCACGATGGCGTTTTGGGGCGGTACTTTTATTGCGGCTCGGATCGCGGTGCAGACGATGGAGCCATTCGCGGCTGCTTTCTGCCGATTTGCGATTGCCTCCCTCTGCTTGGTTGCGTTAACCCTGCGTCTGGAGGGGAAGTTCCCCCGATTAACATCCCGCCAACTGCCGTTCCTGATCCTGCTGGGTCTAAGCGGCATCTTTGCCTACAATGCGTTTTTCTTTTTGGGGTTGCAGACGGTTCCTGCGAGTCGGGCGGCTCTCATTGTTGCGACTAATCCCGTTTTTATTGCGATTTTCTCGGCGCTGCTGCTCAAGGAACCGTTGACCCGGCTCAAAGGGATGGGGATTGCCCTTTCCCTAACTGGAGTAACGGTGGTTATTTCCGGCGGCAATCCCTTGGCACTATTAGCCGGAGATATGGGACGCGGCGAGCTATATATCCTTGGCTGCGTCTTGAGTTGGGTCGTCTATACGCTGGTGGGTAAACGGGTGATGGGCGAACTGTCTCCCCTCATCACGACAACCTACTCCTGTCTCTTTGGTACCCTGGCGCTGCTCATCGTTGCCCTCTTCCGAGGATTCGCCACGGACTGGACAACCTTTGCACCGGAGGCGTGGATGAGCGTCGCGTATCTGGGGATCTTGGGCACCGCCACAGGGTTCAACTGGTACTACGAAGGCGTACTGGCGATCGGGTCTGCCAAAGCTTCGGTCTTTATCAATCTGGTGCCTGTGTTTGCGATCGCCCTAGCCGCCTTACTGTTAGGTGAATCCATCACGTTACCCTTGGTCATCGGCGGTGCATTGGTAATTTCAGGGGTATATCTCACCAATTGCAGCCGATAA